The genomic window AAGGCAAAAACTTAACAGCCTTACTCGCTATCGAGTTTCCGAGCGATACTTTCAAAGAGCGCAATTTGTTCCGCAGTTCCCGACAACGCGACCGGATTTCCGGTGTCAGATCCCTCGCGAATTGAAGTCATAAGCGGGACCTCGCCGAAAAACTTCGTTTTGAGTTGATCCGCCAGACTTTTTCCACCGCCTTGACCAAAAATGTATTCGCGAGTGCCGTTACTGTCAAAGTATGACATGTTCTCAAGGACGCCTATCACTTTTAGATTTGTTTTTTCAGCGAGCTTTGCGACCCGCCCCGCAACATGGTAAGCGGTTTCCTGCGGGGTAGTTACGACAAGAAGTTCAGCCATCGGAATGGCCTGAGCGATGGTCAAAGTGATATCGCCAGTGCCGGGTGGGAGATCCAAAAAGAGGTAATCGAGATTATCCCAGCGGACATCGGTCAGGAAC from Candidatus Zixiibacteriota bacterium includes these protein-coding regions:
- a CDS encoding P-loop NTPase, with product GLLDADVYGFSIPRMLGVQGQPIVIDDMIVPLTKGNNIQVVSMGFFVDEDDPVIWRGPLLHKAINQFLTDVRWDNLDYLFLDLPPGTGDITLTIAQAIPMAELLVVTTPQETAYHVAGRVAKLAEKTNLKVIGVLENMSYFDSNGTREYIFGQGGGKSLADQLKTKFFGEVPLMTSIREGSDTGNPVALSGTAEQIALFESIARKLDSE